In the Ursus arctos isolate Adak ecotype North America unplaced genomic scaffold, UrsArc2.0 scaffold_5, whole genome shotgun sequence genome, one interval contains:
- the LOC113261937 gene encoding vomeronasal type-1 receptor 4-like, with translation MNVIVSSDTILGVFILSQIGIGFIGNTLLLVLLINTFLVQLHTKKPIDLIFIHLILVNIMTILFSGIPEVMNAFGVRNFLDDIGCKVVMYLYRVTRGLSLCTTSFLSIFQAIIITPSNSRWAWLKPKICTYIFPAFCSFWIINMLIYIHVIMSTWAPYNSTELDKFYSLTYCIGKNPDYIQSVVFRGSMVLRDFLCVFLMISTNVYMVKFLFIHRKTVKHLHRTCLSPRPSPETKATHTILALVSCFVFFYWGDSFLTIYVSYTRNVKGLENITIILSHCYPAICPFLLIKNHYKRFFLNCAFAKMRKSSQHKISVNTWCPHTLL, from the coding sequence ATGAATGTGATAGTGTCAAGTGATACTATTTTGGGAgtgttcattctctctcaaattgGGATTGGTTTTATTGGAAACACATTGCTACTGGTGTTACTCATCAACACCTTCTTAGTCCAGCTACATACAAAGAAGCCTATAGATTTGATATTTATCCACTTGATTTTAGTGAATATCATGACAATTCTTTTCAGTGGGATTCCAGAAGTAATGAATGCCTTTGGAGTAAGAAATTTTCTAGATGACATTGGTTGCAAGGTAGTGATGTACCTGTACAGAGTCACCCGGGGTCTTTCCCTCTGCACCACATCTTTCCTGAGTATTTTTCAGGCCATCATTATCACTCCCAGCAACTCTAGGTGGGCATGGCTCAAACCCAAAATCTGCACATAcatttttcctgccttctgttcTTTCTGGATCATCAACATGCTGATCTATATCCATGTCATCATGAGTACATGGGCCCCCTACAACAGCACAGAACTTGACAAATTCTATTCTCTGACATACTGTATTGGGAAGAATCCTGATTACATTCAGTCAGTTGTCTTTCGAGGGTCCATGGTCTTACGAGACTTTCTGTGTGTGTTCCTAATGATCTCGACCAATGTGTACATGGTAAAATTCCTTTTCATACATCGCAAGACAGTGAAGCATCTCCACAGGACCTGCCTCAGCCCAAGACCCTCTCCTGAAACCAAGGCCACCCACACAATCCTGGCACTGGTgagctgctttgttttcttttactgggGTGATAGCTTCCTTACCATTTATGTAAGTTATACACGTAATGTAAAAGGTCTGGAGAACATCACTATAATTCTCTCCCATTGTTATCCAGCAATCTGTCCTTTTTTACTGATCAAAAATCATTACAAACGATTCTTTCTGAACTGTGCCTTTGCAAAGATGAGAAAATCCTCTCAACACAAAATTTCTGTCAACACCTGGTGCCCTCACACACTTCTCTGA